The proteins below are encoded in one region of Aquisphaera giovannonii:
- a CDS encoding alkene reductase, whose protein sequence is MPGLFDPIRVGELDLPNRIVMAPLTRCRAVGGGRVPNALMAEYYRQRATAGMILTEATSVDPMGVGYPDTPGIWSPEQVEGWRGVTSAVHEAGGRILLQLWHVGRISHPTYLDGKLPVAPSAVQPAGHVSLVRPITPFPTPRALERDEIAGVIAAFRKGAENAERAGFDGVEIHGANGYLIDQFLQDGTNRREDDYGGPVENRARFLLEVADAVASVWGPGRVGMHLAPRGDLHDMGDSDLAGTFEHAARELGARGLAFLCTRARQLGDGLGARLKAAFGGVYIANEKLTKETAEALIASGEADAAAFGVPFIANPDLPRRFALNGPLNEADPTTFYAPGPGGYTDYPTLEGLARAV, encoded by the coding sequence ATGCCCGGACTGTTCGACCCGATCCGCGTCGGCGAGCTCGACCTGCCGAACCGCATCGTCATGGCGCCCTTGACGCGATGCCGGGCCGTCGGCGGAGGGCGGGTCCCGAATGCGCTCATGGCCGAGTATTACCGGCAGCGGGCGACGGCCGGGATGATCCTGACGGAGGCGACCTCGGTGGACCCGATGGGGGTGGGATACCCCGACACGCCGGGCATCTGGTCGCCGGAGCAGGTCGAGGGCTGGAGGGGGGTCACGTCCGCGGTCCACGAGGCCGGCGGGCGGATCCTGCTGCAGCTCTGGCACGTCGGCCGCATCTCGCACCCGACCTATCTGGACGGCAAGCTGCCCGTGGCCCCCAGCGCGGTCCAGCCGGCGGGGCACGTCAGCCTGGTCCGGCCGATCACGCCGTTCCCGACGCCCCGGGCGCTCGAGCGTGACGAGATCGCCGGGGTGATCGCGGCCTTCCGCAAGGGGGCCGAGAACGCGGAGAGGGCCGGGTTCGACGGCGTCGAGATCCACGGGGCCAACGGCTACCTGATCGACCAGTTCCTCCAGGACGGCACCAACCGCCGCGAAGACGACTACGGCGGCCCGGTCGAGAACCGCGCGAGGTTCCTGCTCGAGGTGGCCGACGCCGTCGCGTCGGTCTGGGGCCCCGGCCGCGTCGGCATGCACCTGGCCCCTCGCGGCGACCTCCACGACATGGGCGACTCCGACCTCGCGGGCACCTTCGAGCACGCCGCCAGGGAGCTCGGCGCGCGGGGCCTCGCCTTCCTCTGCACCCGGGCCAGGCAGCTCGGCGACGGCCTCGGCGCCCGCCTCAAGGCGGCCTTCGGCGGCGTCTACATCGCCAACGAGAAGCTGACGAAGGAGACGGCCGAGGCGCTCATCGCGTCGGGCGAGGCCGACGCTGCCGCGTTCGGCGTGCCGTTCATCGCCAACCCCGACCTCCCCCGCCGGTTCGCCCTGAACGGCCCCCTGAACGAGGCCGATCCGACCACCTTCTACGCGCCCGGGCCGGGCGGCTACACCGACTATCCCACGCTCGAAGGCCTTGCGAGGGCCGTCTGA
- a CDS encoding ArsR/SmtB family transcription factor has protein sequence MRQLPHPGIEETSLCGVLAALSDPVRLAIVGRLADGAERGWGDFDVDVCPSTLSHHMKTLRLAGIIDHRKDGTRCFVSLRPDLERRYPGLLACILKHAPDGRPSSAPRGHGSRPGHARDPA, from the coding sequence GTGAGGCAACTGCCGCATCCCGGAATCGAGGAGACCTCGCTGTGCGGCGTGCTCGCCGCGCTCAGCGACCCGGTGCGGCTGGCGATCGTCGGCCGCCTCGCCGACGGCGCCGAACGCGGCTGGGGGGACTTCGACGTCGACGTCTGCCCCTCGACCCTCAGCCACCACATGAAGACCCTGCGTCTGGCCGGGATCATCGATCATCGAAAGGACGGCACGCGCTGCTTCGTCTCGCTCCGGCCCGACCTCGAACGCCGATACCCGGGGCTGCTGGCGTGCATCCTGAAACACGCGCCGGACGGGCGGCCGTCGTCGGCCCCCCGGGGGCATGGGTCGCGGCCCGGACATGCCAGGGATCCGGCCTAG
- a CDS encoding response regulator, whose translation MRVHADPALRVLVVDDNVDTAASLALLFESWGHEVAQAHDGPQAIRVAHEMRPHAVVLDVGLPLMDGFEVAQKLRQLPGGDRVLIVCSSGFNREVDRRRADEVGIDEYLVKPFDPFALEGMLAACRPSRQALSA comes from the coding sequence ATGCGGGTACACGCCGATCCTGCGCTCCGCGTCCTCGTCGTGGACGACAACGTCGATACCGCCGCCAGTCTCGCCCTCCTCTTCGAGTCATGGGGGCACGAAGTCGCCCAGGCCCACGACGGCCCGCAGGCCATCCGGGTCGCCCACGAGATGCGGCCGCACGCCGTCGTGCTCGACGTCGGGTTGCCGCTGATGGACGGGTTCGAGGTGGCCCAGAAGCTCCGCCAGCTCCCCGGCGGGGACCGCGTCCTCATCGTCTGCTCGTCGGGCTTCAATCGGGAGGTCGATCGCCGACGGGCCGACGAGGTGGGGATCGATGAATACCTGGTGAAGCCCTTCGACCCGTTCGCGCTCGAAGGGATGCTGGCCGCCTGCCGGCCCTCCCGCCAGGCCCTGTCGGCCTGA
- a CDS encoding ATPase domain-containing protein, with protein sequence MAFHQIGEPEERQPPPEGPERVESGIPRLDYILKGGFLKGGTYNLIGPPGSGKTILGNQLCFNHIGRAGGRCVYISLLVESHAKMLRHLASLKFFDTGMIPERLYYVSGYSALREGGPDALLELIRATLRDRQATLLVVDGMESIRQFAEGEQKIKEFVHELQAFTALIGCTSLLMCFKDPSYSFTENAVVDGVIELSDQLIGPRAVRELVVHKFRGGDYLRGRHEVEITEGGIVIHPRTEIQFDKPPGQATEQRIRMPFGVAELDRMLFGGLPSGSTTALLGAPGTGKTLLGLSFLVEGARQGHHGTYFGFYEPPPRLLEKAGQVGIELEKYVEEGLIDVVWQPPLEHMLDSLAEQLLEKIREHQKPRRRLFFDGVEGFRAASVYPDRLPRFLSAFCNQLRASDVTAVMTEELPLFRPEIDMPNPELANVVETVILLRYVELRSQLYRLLSIMKMRESRYDTSIREFRITDEGLDVAASFESAEAILTGLGRATAAPSVKEDQP encoded by the coding sequence ATGGCATTCCATCAGATCGGCGAGCCCGAGGAACGACAGCCCCCGCCGGAGGGCCCGGAGCGGGTCGAGAGCGGCATCCCGCGCCTCGACTACATCCTCAAGGGGGGCTTCCTCAAGGGCGGGACCTACAACCTGATCGGCCCGCCCGGCAGCGGCAAGACGATCCTCGGCAACCAGTTATGCTTCAACCACATCGGGCGGGCCGGGGGCCGCTGCGTCTACATCTCGCTGCTGGTCGAGTCGCACGCCAAGATGCTCCGCCACCTCGCCTCCCTGAAATTCTTCGACACCGGTATGATCCCCGAGCGGCTCTACTACGTCAGCGGCTACTCGGCGCTGCGTGAGGGCGGGCCCGACGCCCTGCTGGAGCTGATCCGGGCGACGCTCCGGGACCGCCAGGCGACCCTGCTGGTCGTCGACGGCATGGAGAGCATCCGCCAGTTCGCCGAGGGGGAGCAGAAGATCAAGGAGTTCGTCCACGAGCTCCAGGCGTTCACGGCCCTGATCGGCTGCACCTCGCTGCTGATGTGCTTCAAGGACCCGAGCTACTCGTTCACCGAGAACGCCGTGGTCGACGGCGTCATCGAGCTGAGCGACCAGCTCATCGGCCCGCGGGCCGTGCGCGAGCTGGTGGTGCACAAGTTCCGCGGCGGAGACTACCTGCGGGGCCGTCACGAGGTCGAGATCACCGAGGGGGGCATCGTCATCCACCCCCGCACCGAGATCCAGTTCGACAAGCCGCCGGGCCAGGCGACCGAGCAGCGGATCCGCATGCCGTTCGGCGTCGCCGAGCTGGACAGGATGCTCTTCGGCGGCCTCCCATCGGGCTCGACCACGGCGCTGCTGGGCGCCCCCGGGACCGGCAAGACCCTGCTCGGCCTCTCGTTCCTCGTCGAGGGGGCCAGGCAGGGTCACCACGGCACCTATTTCGGGTTCTACGAGCCGCCGCCGCGGCTGCTGGAGAAGGCCGGCCAGGTGGGGATCGAGCTGGAGAAATACGTCGAGGAGGGCCTGATCGATGTCGTCTGGCAGCCTCCGCTGGAACACATGCTCGACTCCCTGGCCGAGCAATTGCTGGAGAAGATCCGCGAGCACCAGAAGCCGCGCCGGCGGCTCTTCTTCGACGGGGTCGAGGGGTTCCGCGCCGCCTCGGTCTACCCCGACCGGCTGCCCCGCTTCCTCTCGGCGTTCTGCAATCAGCTCCGGGCGTCCGACGTGACGGCGGTGATGACCGAGGAGCTGCCGCTCTTCCGGCCCGAGATCGACATGCCCAACCCGGAGCTGGCCAACGTCGTCGAGACGGTCATCCTGCTCCGCTACGTCGAGCTGCGGTCGCAGCTCTACCGATTGCTGTCGATCATGAAGATGCGCGAGAGCCGCTACGACACGTCCATCCGGGAATTCAGGATCACCGACGAAGGCCTGGACGTGGCCGCCTCCTTCGAGAGCGCCGAGGCGATCCTGACGGGCCTCGGGCGAGCCACCGCGGCGCCATCGGTCAAGGAGGACCAGCCATGA
- a CDS encoding sensor histidine kinase produces MSDHHSVRPRVAKPVPDDERGWLGMMVDLCPFPALVVDLESGEALIDNPAARDIPLRPPAEGHDGDDYFVERDGARIDPRDLARAIASPATAPGGVEVSWHARGREFDFRVFCRRLPAADGLAPLAFLTFLDITDRRATEWELRRALEVRDEFFSIATHELKDPLFSLQLANQLLRRALVRHGEIPAQVVHHLDVSRRQTERLSGLVDNLLDVSRIMNRRIQLDIEALDLADLVQEAAGRFRERAESSSTPVVTEIAGPIIGYFDRQKIEQVLGNLLSNAFKYGGGRPVTVRVHADEETAVLEVEDQGAGIAPEDQARIFGRFERASKGYRKESLGLGLYIVRSLVEAHGGSIGVRSEPGRGATFTVTLPRKRLPVDEGPSAAGSGHGPNRG; encoded by the coding sequence ATGAGCGATCATCACTCCGTTCGACCACGCGTCGCGAAGCCCGTCCCCGACGACGAGCGGGGCTGGCTTGGCATGATGGTCGACCTCTGCCCGTTCCCGGCCCTGGTCGTGGACCTCGAATCCGGCGAGGCCCTGATCGACAATCCGGCGGCGAGGGACATCCCCCTGAGGCCCCCGGCGGAAGGGCATGACGGCGACGACTATTTCGTCGAGCGGGACGGCGCCCGCATCGATCCTCGGGATCTCGCCCGGGCGATCGCCTCGCCGGCCACGGCACCCGGGGGCGTCGAGGTTTCCTGGCATGCACGCGGCCGTGAATTCGACTTTCGGGTCTTCTGTCGCAGGCTCCCCGCCGCCGACGGGCTGGCCCCCCTGGCGTTCCTGACATTCCTCGACATCACCGATCGGCGGGCCACCGAGTGGGAGCTGAGGCGGGCGCTCGAGGTCCGCGACGAGTTCTTCTCCATCGCCACCCACGAGCTGAAGGATCCGCTCTTCTCGCTCCAGCTCGCCAACCAGCTCCTCCGGAGGGCGCTGGTGCGGCACGGGGAGATCCCGGCCCAGGTCGTCCACCACCTGGACGTGAGCCGGCGGCAGACCGAGCGGCTCTCGGGGCTCGTCGACAACCTCCTCGACGTCTCGCGGATCATGAACCGCCGGATCCAGCTCGACATCGAGGCGCTGGACCTGGCCGACCTGGTGCAGGAAGCCGCGGGCCGATTCCGGGAGCGGGCCGAGTCATCCTCGACGCCGGTCGTGACCGAGATCGCGGGGCCGATCATCGGCTACTTCGATCGGCAGAAGATCGAGCAGGTGCTCGGCAATCTGCTCAGCAACGCGTTCAAGTACGGGGGCGGGCGGCCCGTCACCGTGCGCGTCCACGCCGACGAGGAGACGGCCGTCCTCGAGGTCGAGGACCAGGGGGCGGGGATCGCTCCCGAGGATCAGGCCAGGATCTTCGGCCGGTTCGAACGCGCTTCGAAGGGGTATCGCAAGGAGAGCCTGGGGCTGGGCCTGTACATCGTCCGCTCGCTGGTCGAGGCTCACGGCGGGTCCATCGGCGTGCGGAGCGAGCCGGGCCGGGGGGCCACCTTCACCGTCACGCTGCCCAGGAAACGCCTGCCCGTCGACGAAGGGCCGTCGGCCGCGGGGAGCGGGCACGGCCCGAATCGGGGATAG
- a CDS encoding acyl-CoA thioesterase — translation MRPDRTATACRAFLGGLAAIALPALALAPAPSPAGVGATPLASSPIRIRPTDLDEDGRVGEAAYVAYLQVGRRDWLDSIGITGDRVRALGVALEVARMEVDCRREARYGTPLEVRSRPIKVNRSSFVIQQTVRSRGDCEVRAEALVTLLAVNPSTGLSTPLPQAIRDAIATKASP, via the coding sequence ATGCGCCCCGATCGCACCGCCACGGCATGCCGCGCCTTCCTCGGCGGGCTCGCCGCCATTGCCCTCCCCGCCCTCGCCCTCGCGCCGGCACCCTCACCGGCCGGCGTCGGGGCAACGCCGCTCGCCTCGAGCCCGATCCGGATCCGCCCGACGGACCTGGACGAGGACGGGCGCGTCGGCGAGGCCGCCTATGTCGCGTATCTCCAGGTCGGCCGGCGGGACTGGCTCGATTCGATCGGCATCACGGGCGACCGCGTCCGGGCCCTCGGCGTGGCCCTGGAAGTCGCTCGTATGGAAGTCGACTGCCGCCGAGAGGCGAGATACGGCACTCCCCTGGAGGTCCGATCCCGGCCGATCAAGGTCAACCGCTCCTCGTTCGTCATCCAGCAGACCGTGAGGAGCCGCGGCGATTGCGAGGTCCGTGCCGAGGCCCTCGTGACGCTCCTGGCGGTCAACCCCTCCACCGGCCTCTCGACCCCGCTGCCGCAGGCGATCCGCGACGCGATCGCGACGAAGGCCTCGCCGTGA
- a CDS encoding beta-lactamase family protein, whose protein sequence is MLNAAKNQPLPQHAAGSCYSYSNFAWGLLGMCDLGIHSDDPNPDVTSAWVSAIERLLPAIGLRMPDTRPFPAIQASSLPAGFGTDGTILPEDTDYNPISVVLGGAGDVTSTGNDMYQWLAFHMGCVGYTPGEVDVQSVMQGTAYQATTTCGSSANPAVGLGWFFPAVAGGDKSYVSKDGGVTGYTSYMAFQRYVGESGDPTSSPTGVFVLANTRAHGGAVGLGRKLIQRLLGNSMPGAEYPDEGIIPSP, encoded by the coding sequence GTGCTCAACGCCGCGAAGAACCAGCCCCTGCCCCAGCACGCGGCCGGCTCGTGCTACTCGTACTCGAACTTCGCCTGGGGGCTTCTGGGCATGTGCGACCTCGGGATCCATTCCGACGATCCGAATCCCGACGTCACGTCGGCCTGGGTCTCCGCCATCGAGCGGCTCCTCCCCGCGATCGGTCTGCGCATGCCGGACACCAGGCCCTTCCCGGCGATCCAGGCGAGCAGCCTGCCGGCGGGCTTCGGGACCGACGGCACGATCCTGCCCGAGGACACGGACTACAACCCGATCTCGGTCGTCCTGGGCGGCGCCGGGGACGTCACCAGCACCGGAAACGACATGTACCAGTGGCTGGCCTTCCACATGGGTTGCGTCGGCTACACCCCCGGGGAGGTCGACGTCCAGTCCGTGATGCAGGGCACGGCCTACCAGGCGACGACCACCTGCGGTTCCTCGGCCAATCCCGCCGTCGGCCTCGGCTGGTTCTTCCCGGCGGTCGCGGGCGGGGACAAGTCCTATGTCTCCAAGGACGGCGGCGTGACCGGCTACACCTCCTACATGGCCTTCCAACGCTATGTCGGGGAATCCGGCGATCCGACCTCGTCGCCGACGGGCGTGTTCGTCCTCGCGAACACAAGGGCCCATGGCGGCGCGGTGGGCCTCGGCCGGAAGCTGATCCAGAGGCTGCTCGGCAACTCCATGCCCGGCGCCGAGTATCCCGACGAGGGGATCATCCCGTCGCCCTGA
- a CDS encoding response regulator, whose protein sequence is MKSILVVDDEFDLVGMLRSILEGEGYGTDSCSNGRAALERLKASKPDLLLMDVMLPYLSGLEVLRTMKGIPGLDGIPVVLMSSVQPGVKQRDYRWDAFLRKPFGLEDLLRTVRRFVGTPEGAGRA, encoded by the coding sequence ATGAAGAGCATCCTCGTGGTCGACGACGAATTCGACCTGGTCGGCATGCTCCGGTCCATACTCGAGGGCGAAGGCTACGGCACGGACTCGTGCTCGAACGGCCGGGCCGCGCTCGAACGGCTGAAGGCGAGCAAGCCCGACCTGCTGCTGATGGACGTGATGCTGCCGTACCTCAGCGGGTTGGAAGTGCTCCGCACCATGAAGGGCATCCCGGGCCTGGACGGGATCCCGGTGGTCCTGATGAGCTCCGTGCAGCCGGGCGTGAAGCAGCGGGATTACCGCTGGGACGCGTTCCTGCGCAAGCCGTTCGGGCTGGAGGACCTGCTGCGGACCGTCCGGCGATTCGTCGGCACGCCGGAAGGAGCCGGCCGGGCGTGA
- a CDS encoding serine hydrolase gives MAVAAEDIQELIDGLVAGDVGVVVGIIDEDHPYDASTPYLIARGNVVSSKNHQQALDLNGTTPFKIGSVTKIFTATLLTNRFLDLPVPNWGSFADDFTVLGVPQDVAAITLQQMLSYQSGFDADNKGAVWYRG, from the coding sequence ATGGCCGTCGCCGCCGAGGACATCCAGGAATTGATCGACGGCCTCGTCGCCGGGGACGTCGGCGTGGTGGTCGGGATCATCGACGAGGACCACCCCTACGACGCCTCGACTCCGTATCTGATCGCTCGCGGCAACGTGGTGAGCAGCAAGAACCACCAGCAGGCACTCGACCTGAATGGGACGACTCCCTTCAAGATCGGGTCGGTCACGAAGATCTTCACCGCCACGCTCCTGACGAACCGCTTCCTGGACCTCCCCGTCCCGAACTGGGGCTCGTTCGCGGACGACTTCACGGTCCTGGGCGTGCCTCAGGATGTGGCGGCCATCACCCTCCAGCAGATGCTCTCGTACCAGTCCGGCTTCGACGCCGACAACAAGGGGGCCGTCTGGTACAGGGGCTAG
- a CDS encoding Gfo/Idh/MocA family protein — protein MRHPAMNRRSALKLMAGGLAFPYISRGNAAPPSETLRHASCGASGMAWADIQSLTASPHVKLVAVADVDLNRTAEVKGRFPGVRVYQDYRELLDKEKALDSVNISTPDHMHAAITMRAMERGLNVYTQKPLAQTIFEARQLARVAREKGLVTQMGIQIHSHPVHKAVVAIIQGGAIGKVKEVHSWSGKKWGDTAPRPERVDQVPAGLDWDGWLGVAAARPFIRGWYHPGEWRKRLDFGTGTFGDMGCHILDPVFGSLGLTAPNEVLSTGGAPNQHSWGLDSVVRYTFPATPHTAEKPALTWYDGDRRPPAEVTALIGRRELSDQGSLYIGTEGVLYSPYIDDPVLLPADKFAGYKAPQPEGDDHYLQFVEACRGNGKTSAPFSYAGPLTEMVLLGCLSTRFPGKALAWDADALKVTNLPEANRFVRREYRQGYDAPGLARS, from the coding sequence ATGCGTCATCCCGCGATGAACCGCCGCTCCGCCTTGAAGCTCATGGCGGGCGGGCTCGCGTTCCCGTACATCTCCCGGGGCAACGCCGCACCGCCCTCGGAGACCCTCCGGCACGCCAGCTGCGGCGCCTCGGGCATGGCCTGGGCGGACATCCAGTCGCTCACCGCGAGCCCTCACGTCAAGCTCGTGGCGGTCGCCGACGTGGACCTGAACCGCACCGCGGAGGTCAAGGGCCGCTTCCCCGGCGTCCGCGTCTACCAGGACTACCGCGAGCTGCTCGACAAGGAGAAGGCGCTCGACTCGGTCAACATCTCGACGCCCGATCATATGCACGCGGCCATCACCATGCGGGCGATGGAGCGCGGGCTGAACGTCTACACGCAGAAGCCGCTCGCCCAGACCATCTTCGAGGCCCGCCAGCTCGCCCGGGTCGCCCGGGAGAAGGGCCTGGTCACCCAGATGGGCATCCAGATCCACTCCCACCCCGTCCACAAGGCCGTCGTCGCCATCATCCAGGGGGGCGCGATCGGCAAGGTCAAGGAGGTCCATAGCTGGAGCGGGAAGAAGTGGGGCGACACCGCGCCCCGCCCCGAGCGCGTGGACCAGGTCCCGGCCGGCCTCGACTGGGACGGCTGGCTCGGCGTCGCCGCCGCGCGGCCCTTCATCCGCGGCTGGTATCACCCCGGCGAGTGGCGCAAGCGTCTCGACTTCGGCACCGGCACGTTCGGCGACATGGGCTGTCACATCCTGGACCCCGTCTTCGGCTCGCTCGGCCTCACCGCCCCGAATGAGGTCCTCTCCACCGGCGGCGCCCCGAACCAGCATAGCTGGGGGCTCGACTCGGTCGTCCGCTACACCTTCCCCGCCACGCCGCACACCGCCGAGAAGCCGGCCCTCACCTGGTATGACGGCGACCGCCGGCCGCCGGCCGAGGTCACCGCGCTCATCGGCAGGCGGGAGCTCAGCGACCAGGGGTCGCTCTACATCGGCACCGAGGGCGTCCTCTACTCCCCCTACATCGACGACCCGGTCCTCCTCCCCGCCGACAAGTTCGCCGGCTACAAGGCCCCGCAGCCCGAGGGCGACGACCACTACCTCCAGTTCGTCGAGGCCTGCCGCGGTAACGGCAAGACCTCGGCCCCCTTCTCCTACGCCGGCCCGCTGACCGAGATGGTCCTCCTCGGCTGCCTCTCCACCCGCTTCCCCGGCAAGGCCCTCGCCTGGGACGCCGACGCCCTCAAGGTCACCAACCTCCCCGAGGCCAACCGCTTCGTCCGCCGAGAATACCGCCAGGGCTACGATGCCCCGGGCCTCGCGAGGAGCTGA
- a CDS encoding tetratricopeptide repeat protein, with protein MTTASELGAAALAHHRGGRLREAEAIYRRVLEADPRDADAWHLLGVAACQGARYEEGDRCIRQALQLRPDWAEAEFNLANALRDQGRLREAADRYRRVLELHPAFPPAAYHLGNTLRDLGDAEQAVASYRTALRSRPDHVEALCNLGELLSVRGRRDEAEACLRRVLELRPGMAAAHNHLGNLLAGRGRLDEAAASLERAVDLEPGSAPAHNNLGLVYWKAGRLDRAEASFRRAALLDDRPAEVHNNLGNVLRELGRLDEAVACYEASIARRPGYADAHNNLGTALREQGRLAEALACYRRAIEIDPALAAAHSNLLYALIFCPDHERRDILEEHLRWSRRHAEPLSGSAGPHANARDPGRRLRVGYVSPDFRDHAESFFTVPLLEAHDHQGFEIFCYADISRPDGITARLRACADAWRETTGLDDAQLARLIREDGIDILVDLTMHMGGNRLLAFARRPAPVQACWLAYQGTTGLSTIDYRLTDRLIDPPGRHDDDYVERSIRLPDAFWCYDPLADGPSANRLPALDRGHVTFGCLNNFCKVNARVLSLWAKVLLAVDRSTLILLAPEGSARQRASDLLEGEGVGRDRLAFVGRQPRASYLELHHLIDIGLDTFPYNGQTTTLDAFWMGVPVVSLAGATAPSRAGLSLLSHLGLPELAAESPDEFVGIAASLAADLPRLASLRRALRPSLEASPLMDPHRFARGIEGAYRAMWHRWCAPRSGTPGAPS; from the coding sequence ATGACCACGGCCTCCGAGCTAGGGGCCGCCGCACTCGCCCACCATCGCGGGGGGCGGCTGCGGGAGGCCGAGGCGATCTATCGACGGGTCCTCGAGGCCGATCCGCGCGACGCGGATGCGTGGCACCTGCTCGGCGTCGCGGCCTGCCAGGGCGCACGCTACGAGGAGGGCGACCGATGCATCCGGCAGGCCCTCCAGCTCAGGCCGGACTGGGCCGAGGCGGAGTTCAACCTGGCCAACGCGCTGCGAGACCAGGGGAGGCTCCGGGAGGCCGCCGACCGCTATCGCCGCGTCCTCGAACTCCACCCCGCCTTCCCACCGGCGGCCTATCACCTGGGGAATACGCTCCGCGACCTGGGCGACGCCGAGCAGGCCGTCGCGTCCTACCGGACCGCGCTGCGATCCAGGCCGGATCACGTCGAGGCTCTCTGCAACCTCGGCGAACTGCTCTCCGTCAGAGGACGGCGCGATGAGGCCGAGGCCTGCCTGCGACGCGTCCTGGAACTGCGGCCGGGGATGGCCGCGGCTCACAACCACCTGGGCAACCTCCTCGCCGGTCGGGGGAGGCTCGACGAGGCCGCGGCCAGCCTCGAACGCGCGGTGGACCTCGAGCCGGGATCCGCGCCGGCGCACAACAACCTCGGCCTCGTCTACTGGAAGGCCGGGCGGCTCGACCGCGCGGAAGCGTCATTCCGACGCGCGGCCCTGCTGGATGATCGACCCGCCGAGGTGCACAACAACCTGGGGAACGTCCTCCGGGAGCTGGGCCGGCTCGACGAGGCCGTGGCGTGCTACGAGGCTTCGATCGCTCGCCGGCCGGGCTACGCCGACGCCCACAACAACCTGGGCACCGCGCTGCGCGAGCAGGGGAGGCTCGCCGAGGCCCTGGCCTGCTACCGACGCGCGATCGAGATCGACCCCGCCCTCGCCGCCGCGCACAGCAACCTGCTCTATGCCCTGATCTTCTGCCCGGACCACGAGCGCCGGGACATCCTGGAGGAGCACCTCCGCTGGAGCCGTCGCCACGCCGAGCCCCTCTCGGGGTCGGCCGGGCCCCACGCCAATGCCCGCGACCCGGGCCGCCGCCTCCGCGTCGGCTACGTCTCGCCCGACTTCCGCGACCACGCCGAGTCGTTCTTCACCGTGCCGCTCCTCGAGGCACACGACCACCAAGGCTTCGAGATATTCTGCTACGCCGACATCAGCCGGCCCGACGGCATCACGGCCCGGCTCCGCGCCTGCGCCGACGCCTGGCGAGAGACGACGGGGCTCGACGACGCGCAGCTCGCCAGGCTGATCCGCGAGGACGGGATCGACATCCTCGTCGACCTGACCATGCACATGGGGGGCAACCGCCTCCTCGCCTTCGCGCGCAGGCCGGCGCCCGTCCAGGCCTGCTGGCTCGCCTACCAGGGGACCACCGGGCTCTCGACGATCGACTACCGCCTCACCGACCGTCTCATCGACCCGCCGGGGCGGCACGACGACGATTACGTCGAGCGCTCGATCCGCCTCCCGGATGCCTTCTGGTGCTACGACCCGCTCGCCGATGGGCCCTCCGCGAATCGGCTCCCGGCCCTCGACCGCGGGCACGTCACCTTCGGCTGCCTCAACAACTTCTGCAAGGTCAACGCGCGCGTGCTCTCGCTCTGGGCGAAGGTCCTGCTGGCCGTCGACCGCTCGACCCTGATCCTCCTGGCCCCCGAGGGCTCCGCCCGCCAGCGAGCCTCGGATCTGCTGGAAGGGGAGGGGGTGGGCCGCGACCGCCTGGCCTTCGTCGGCAGGCAGCCGCGGGCGTCGTACCTGGAACTGCACCACCTCATCGACATCGGCCTCGACACGTTCCCTTACAACGGCCAGACGACCACCCTCGACGCCTTCTGGATGGGCGTCCCCGTGGTCAGCCTCGCCGGCGCCACGGCCCCCTCGCGGGCGGGGCTCTCCCTGCTCTCCCACCTCGGCCTTCCGGAACTCGCGGCCGAGTCCCCGGATGAGTTCGTGGGGATCGCCGCGTCGCTCGCCGCCGATCTCCCGCGCCTCGCGTCGCTGCGCCGGGCCCTCCGCCCGAGTCTGGAAGCCTCGCCCCTCATGGACCCGCACCGATTCGCGAGGGGCATCGAAGGAGCCTATCGAGCGATGTGGCATCGTTGGTGCGCCCCGCGATCCGGCACACCGGGGGCTCCCTCCTGA